The following proteins are encoded in a genomic region of Natronorubrum halophilum:
- a CDS encoding universal stress protein, with protein sequence MFDTVVVATDGSESVKRAVDIALDLADRFDADVHALSVVDASEVDASPQQLRDELRTALETTSDAALATVEQRAGREVTTAVREGRPAAEICGYAREVDADLVATGTRGRHGENRLLLGSVAERVVRTSPVPVLSVRQLEPAAEAAEDGSAADV encoded by the coding sequence ATGTTCGATACGGTCGTGGTTGCCACCGACGGCTCCGAGAGCGTCAAACGAGCCGTCGATATCGCACTCGATCTCGCCGATCGCTTCGATGCCGACGTCCACGCCCTCTCGGTCGTCGACGCCAGCGAGGTCGACGCCTCACCCCAGCAGCTTCGGGACGAACTGCGAACCGCCCTCGAGACGACCTCCGACGCCGCACTGGCGACCGTCGAGCAGCGGGCTGGTCGTGAGGTGACGACCGCCGTTCGCGAGGGCCGACCCGCCGCTGAAATCTGTGGCTACGCCAGGGAGGTCGACGCCGATCTGGTCGCGACCGGTACCCGCGGTCGCCACGGCGAGAACCGGTTGTTGCTCGGCAGCGTCGCGGAACGCGTCGTCCGCACCTCGCCGGTCCCCGTCCTCTCCGTTCGACAGCTCGAGCCGGCGGCCGAGGCGGCGGAGGACGGGTCGGCGGCCGACGTCTGA
- a CDS encoding universal stress protein: MDDSEPFTVDTVLAPVDGSDESATALECAVAVADRYDASVHALFVLGRGVVQGMNAGAVDEDTIAADTQGFFDDLSHVADDANVPFVTAVDDGFSQTRKTRHPGNVVLDTADEIDADFIVLPREPVTDAASAEVLEKVAEYVLAYASQPVLSV, encoded by the coding sequence ATGGACGATAGCGAGCCGTTTACCGTCGACACCGTTCTCGCACCGGTCGACGGAAGCGACGAGTCCGCCACCGCCCTCGAGTGCGCCGTTGCCGTTGCCGACCGCTACGACGCGTCGGTCCACGCGCTGTTCGTACTCGGTCGCGGCGTAGTGCAGGGAATGAACGCCGGTGCCGTCGACGAAGACACCATCGCAGCGGATACGCAGGGGTTCTTCGACGACCTCAGCCACGTTGCGGACGACGCGAACGTTCCGTTCGTAACAGCCGTCGACGACGGGTTCTCCCAGACGCGAAAAACGCGCCACCCCGGTAACGTCGTTCTCGATACCGCCGACGAGATCGACGCCGACTTCATCGTCCTCCCGAGAGAGCCCGTCACCGATGCGGCCTCGGCGGAAGTCCTCGAGAAAGTCGCCGAGTACGTTCTGGCCTACGCGAGCCAGCCCGTTCTGTCAGTGTAG